Proteins encoded in a region of the Inquilinus sp. KBS0705 genome:
- a CDS encoding glycoside hydrolase family 97 protein: MLIKKLLVVLLLFVAVNTFAASTIKITSPDKNITFNLSADNAGLYYRVWYKGVLLADKSRLNMSFKEGGLFGNKLKISPAKTERLTETYNLITGKTSKVNSECNRVIIPVTEQTGSKRKLNIEVRIFNDGIGFRYVLPQQNGLQSVDITYEINTFNLTQNPKITALILPNYTSSHEGEYTKANLADWPADQLVDMPALFSFPKGIYMAITEANLRDYAGMYLTKHNGVIETRLSPLPKTPEIKVKATLPHNSPWRVMMISDRIGAFIETNILTNLADANQLNDVSWIKPGKTTFPWWNGNVVPDTINAPGNNYVTNMYYVDFCSKYGIEYHSVVEYGLHEWYVNDGQGFQPGPNADPSRAVPGLDMQQVCDSAAVKGVGIRVWVHFYALYPKLEQTFAQYEKWGIKGLMCDFMDRDDQEMVNMQEEVLKSAARHKLHIQFHGAYKPTGMNRTYPNEFTREGTLNYENDKWGNRVNPNTDLDIIFTRMLAGQTDYHLGGFRAATPQSFKTQYTCPMVEGTRCHMLAMYMALENPLGMVCDYPDAYIKQPGFDFLQQVPTTWDETRVLNAEPSGYLTVARRKGDNWYIGAITNRTARDFNIKLDFLGDATYGAEIWRDAPDADKDANHLIKEIKQVDKKSILNLQLAPGGGQVLHLYPLKR, translated from the coding sequence TATCAAAAAACTACTTGTAGTGCTTTTGCTATTTGTTGCTGTAAATACTTTTGCGGCCAGCACCATCAAAATCACCTCTCCCGATAAAAACATCACCTTTAATTTAAGTGCCGATAATGCAGGGCTCTATTACCGGGTTTGGTACAAGGGCGTTTTACTTGCTGATAAGTCGCGTTTGAATATGTCTTTTAAGGAAGGCGGACTGTTTGGCAATAAACTGAAAATATCACCCGCAAAAACTGAAAGATTAACCGAAACCTATAATCTGATCACCGGCAAAACCAGCAAGGTAAACAGCGAATGCAATCGCGTTATCATCCCGGTTACTGAACAAACAGGCAGCAAAAGAAAGCTAAATATAGAAGTGCGAATTTTTAATGATGGCATAGGTTTCCGTTATGTACTGCCGCAGCAAAACGGCTTGCAAAGTGTGGACATTACCTACGAGATCAACACCTTCAACCTCACACAAAACCCAAAAATTACAGCGTTAATATTACCTAACTACACCTCATCACACGAGGGAGAATACACCAAAGCTAACCTTGCCGACTGGCCCGCCGACCAACTAGTAGATATGCCGGCGCTTTTCAGTTTCCCAAAGGGGATATATATGGCCATTACTGAGGCTAACCTGCGCGATTATGCGGGTATGTACCTCACCAAACATAACGGCGTGATTGAAACGCGCCTCTCGCCCCTGCCCAAAACGCCCGAAATTAAAGTAAAAGCCACCCTGCCACATAATAGCCCCTGGCGGGTGATGATGATAAGCGACCGGATAGGCGCCTTCATCGAAACCAATATACTCACCAACCTGGCCGATGCAAATCAATTAAATGATGTCAGCTGGATAAAGCCCGGCAAAACCACCTTCCCATGGTGGAACGGCAACGTAGTACCCGATACCATTAACGCGCCCGGCAACAACTACGTTACCAATATGTATTATGTAGATTTTTGCAGCAAGTATGGCATCGAATACCACTCGGTGGTAGAGTACGGCCTGCACGAGTGGTACGTGAACGATGGGCAGGGTTTTCAACCCGGGCCAAATGCCGATCCATCACGCGCGGTACCCGGGCTGGATATGCAGCAAGTATGTGATTCGGCCGCTGTAAAGGGTGTAGGAATACGCGTTTGGGTGCATTTTTACGCCCTGTACCCCAAACTTGAACAAACCTTTGCACAATACGAAAAATGGGGCATAAAAGGCCTGATGTGTGATTTTATGGACCGCGACGACCAGGAAATGGTAAACATGCAGGAAGAAGTATTAAAAAGCGCGGCCAGGCATAAGCTACACATACAGTTCCATGGCGCATACAAACCCACCGGCATGAACCGCACCTACCCCAACGAGTTTACCCGCGAAGGCACCCTTAACTACGAGAACGATAAATGGGGTAACCGTGTGAACCCCAATACCGACCTCGATATTATTTTTACCCGTATGCTGGCCGGGCAAACCGATTATCATTTAGGGGGATTTAGGGCCGCTACGCCACAAAGCTTTAAAACACAATATACCTGCCCTATGGTAGAGGGCACGCGGTGCCACATGCTGGCCATGTATATGGCACTCGAAAATCCGTTGGGTATGGTATGCGATTATCCGGATGCCTACATTAAACAGCCGGGCTTCGATTTTTTGCAGCAAGTACCCACCACCTGGGACGAGACCCGTGTACTGAACGCCGAACCCAGCGGATACCTCACCGTTGCCCGCCGCAAAGGCGATAACTGGTACATTGGCGCTATTACCAACCGCACCGCCCGCGACTTTAACATTAAGCTCGACTTTTTAGGCGATGCCACCTATGGCGCCGAAATTTGGCGCGACGCCCCTGATGCGGATAAAGACGCCAACCATTTAATAAAAGAGATAAAACAGGTTGATAAGAAAAGCATATTAAACCTACAGCTTGCTCCCGGCGGCGGCCAGGTGCTGCATTTGTACCCATTGAAGAGATAG